From the Melospiza georgiana isolate bMelGeo1 chromosome 4, bMelGeo1.pri, whole genome shotgun sequence genome, the window ggagtcagatcctcatctcttccctcatcctgggactcctgtgaacaccgtcacagttTTTGCCACCCAGGAGAAAAATTGGTTTTTCTCCTCCCATTCCCTCTGGAAAAGGGATAAATCATTACAGCAGTGGAAGGGATAGGGAAGGTTTGTGGTGGGTGGGTTTGAAGGGACTCCAAATGCACCTTGACCCTCTGGAGCACGCACAATGCTCCCATGGCCTTGTGGACATCCCAGCCGCTGGGTCTGGGCTCACAGGTGGTTCCACATCTCCACACTCCTCCCTTGGGGCATTTCTTCTGTGGGCTGAGGGCTCctgctgggccaggctctcACTGGGACCCCTCTGCCCCTCTTGCAGAGGCCCCATGGCTACTCCATCTTCGAGCAGGCCACCATCGTGGAGGGGCTGCTGCGCCACCTGGGGCTGCGGCACCAGCGCATCAACCTCCTGTCGCACGACTACGGGGACACGGtggcccaggagctgctgcacaggtCCCGCCCCACCTCCtgccctctgctgtccccaccaCGATGATTTCCAGCAGATAAGTGGAAGGATGTGGTGCAGAAGTCCCTTTTCCTTGTGCCTGTGGTGTCTCAGCCAGTTCCCAAAGGAAATGGAGATGATCCCACACAGCTTGAGCTCCTGCTCGGGCGTTTCTGGGAGCCTGGGGAGGTTTGGTTGTGTTTCACCTTcttctctgctgtccccaggtaTGAGCACAACAGAACTGGGAGCATCCTGATCAACAGCCTCTGTTTGTCCAACGGAGGTGAGGTTtgtgcagggtgggatggggatccGTGGGATGGGAACCATGAAAGGGAACCCATGGGATGGGAACCCATGGgatggggatccatgggatgggaacCATGGGATGGGGAACCATGGGATGGGAACCATGGGATGGGAACCATGGGATGGGAACCATGGGATGGGGATCCATAGGATGGGAACCATGGgatggggatccatgggatgggaacCATGGGATGGGGAACCATGGGATGGGAACCCATGGGATGGGAACCATGGGATTGGGAACCATGGGATGGGAACCCATAGgatggggatccatgggattGGGATTCATGGGATGGGAACCCATGGGATTGGTATTCACGGGATGGGGATCCATGAGATTGGTATCCATGGGAAGGGGATCCATAGGAAGAGGATCCATGGGATGAGGATCCATTGGATAGGAACCCATACAATTGGTATCCATAGGATAGGAACCCTTAGGATGGGAATCCATGGAATAGGATTCCATGGGATTGGGATCTATGGGATTGGGATCCATGGGATTGGAATCCATGGGATGAGAACCCATGGGATGGATTGGCTTTCCCATCTCCACCCAAATCCCAAGGATTGCAATCAAGGTGCTCTAATTAAGCAGGAGCATCAAtcctggggctccctgggccACTTTCATGGCACCATGCAGGGGGACAGCCTGGGAGATGTGCAGCAAAACCCTTCCAGCCTTACAGCTCCGTTCTTTGCTGTTCTTCCAGGGATTTTTCCTGAAACAAACTACCCCCGCTTCATCCAGAAGGTGAGCTGTTCCCCTCCCCAGCCATGctgaaccccaaaatcccaaacaaacaccccttggggagctgctcccctctccagccacactgaaccccaaaatcccaaacaaacaccccttggggagctgctcccctctccAGTCACActgaaccccaaaatcccaaacaaacaccCCTTGGTGAGCTGCTCCCCTCTCCAGTCAcaataaaccccaaaaccccaaataaacacCCCTTGGggagctgctctcctctccAGTCACACTgaatcccaaacaaacaccCCTTGgtgagctgctcctctctccagccACACTGAACCCCAAAATGCCAAACAAACACCCCttggggagctgctcccctcTCTAGTCACAATGAACctcaaaatcccaaacaaacaccCCTTGGTGAGCTGCTCccctctccagccacactgaaccccaaaatcccaaacaaacaccCCTTGGTGAGCTGCTCccctctccagccacactgaaccccaaacaaacacccCTCGGAGCACTGCTGTCACACCCCATGGACACCTCCAGGGTCTGGGCCTCATGGGAAGAGTCCTCCATGGATTTATCCGTGTGTCCAATGCCGAGTTGTGctctctcctttttccctccttcccaagcTCCTCAAGGATGGGGGTTTGCTGTCCCCACTCCTCCTGCGGCTCATGaacttcttcttcttctctggAGGGTGAGTGGGGTCTCGGGGGTGCTGGGCACCATCCATAACCATGTGAACCAAGTGGGGAAGGGGAAATGCAGCAATGAGAAGGAATTCCTGGTGGGGACACCCTGGAACAGAATTCctagagcagctgtggcagccccagcatccctggaagtgtccaaggccagcctggagcaccctgggacagtgggagggaATGCCACCACAGGGTGGCAGTGAATGATCCTTCaattccttccagcccaaaccattccatggttccataAACGAGGGAtttggcagggagcagcagtggatGATCCTTCAattcctttccaacccaaaccatgccaTGGTTCCATGAATCAGGGATTTGGCAGGGAGCAGGTTCCTGGCACTGGCCCTGCAGAGGTGGGACTGACATCTGGACCATTCCCTCTCCACACTGGCACTTCAGTTTAATAATTCACCAATCAACTTTTCCCTGGACACTGGAAACCTCCTCTCCACAAGTGTTGGAATTCCACATTTCAGAGGCAACAAAGCCCCTGCACAATCAGATTTTCCCCCCAAAGAAGCCCTTTCAGGCCATCCAACACTTATCCCTACTTATCTGGGGGACATCTTGGCCCTTGGAGTTTTGCTGTGGAAACTGAAGTGCTGGAATTTTTTGCCCTGGAGGAGTTTCTGAGTGGTTCCCTGACATGGCTGCTGTTGTGTCTCTCTAAAcccttttgttttccaggcttGGGGCAGTTTTTGGGCCCTACACTCAGCCctcccaggcagagctctgggacaTGTGGACAGCAGTGAGGAACAACGACGGGAACCTCGTCATGGACAGGTACCTGGCATGAACTCCTGCATGAGCTGGGTGTCACACCTGCCCTGAGGGGCCCAGGGCTCTCCAGaacttcagcagctgctgctggaaaacacCCCTTGGAGTCCAACATTGGAGATGCCTGGAGATCAATATTGGGATAATATTGTTGGagatgtttgtttttgttggagATGAACATTACATCCCAAGAAAGAGCTGGGGGGTGATGTTGGAGCAGAAATTCTCTAGGatggtgcagggcagggaaatgaaGGTTGGAGTTGGGTCTGAGatggggattttttcctttggaagggTTTGGATTAGGGAGAGTTTTGGTAATGATTACAGCTCAATCCCTATTTGGCAGATATTTGAGCAGCATTGTCCCAGGAGAGATTTGCCTCTGGATTTGAACCTTCTGGGCCATTCCCAgaaatcccaatcccaaatctTCATTTTGGCAATTTTGGAAGGACATGTTTTGTGCAGTTTGTGGCTTTTAGAAGGCTCTTGTGCTTGAGTTGGTGGTGGTTGAGTTGAGCTCCTTGTCTCCCCTTCCCCAGTGGGAGAACAGAGTCCCTGAGCCCAGGGATGGTGGTGTGGGGCTGGATTCCCACAGGAGATGCAGATCCCACCTGGATCTCATTGCCCATGGCCCCAGGAGTGAattccaggctgggcagcacccACTGCATAACCAaggcttttccttccttccttccttccctcagtATTTTGCAGTACATAAACCAGAGGAAGAAGCACAGAGAGCGCTGGGTTGGAGCTTTGATGTCTACCTCAGTCCCATGTGAGTAGGAATCCATCCCTTGACTGTTTGGCATTTTTGGGAATTGCCCCCCTCATTTCCAGGCTCCCTCCACTCATCAGCCTCTCATTATCCTGAGCTCAAACCCAGTTTTGCAGCAGAGACAACATTCCCTGttcacagctgctccagcaaaGTTGGGGAGCTTTTCAAGCCCCAAAAGTTTGAACCAGTGAAAATTttgggggctgggggctggacttgatcccagggcagcccagcaaAAGCCCATTCAGTTGTTTTGTTCAGTGCTCCCAAGCCTCCAGTGGAGGGATCACTCCTGCAGGTCTCCTTGGGGGTGTTCCAATTAATGAATCCATTAATTTATGGATATCAAAGCTCTGTCTGTGCTTCCCTTGCAGTGCATCTCATCTATGGACCCCTGGACCCTGTGAATCCACACCCAGAGTTCCTCCAGCTTTACAAGTAAGACAAAAATGGGAATTCCAAGGGATATTTTGCCTGGCTCTTCCCTCAATTCCATCCTCATGGAGGCTGTTTTCAATTCCCACTGGCACCTCTACAGCCACGTGGTTCAGTCAGAGCAGTTTGGAAATTGGTTCTGCATTTTAGGCACCAAAATCAGGATTTTCAGTCACAATCCATTTTTAAACCACACAGGGAAGATTTGTTTCCTGAGGAAGTCATCTCCTCCAAAGTGACCTGAGGGAAATCCAGCACTTGGAAGGGGTcagatggagctgctccaggctttTTATCCAGCACTTGGAAGGGGTcagatggagctgctccaggctttTTTTTACCCCCAAAATGGGCACAATTGAGTCTGGAGCAGTTCCTGTGCTTAAccttgctctgcttttccacCAGGAAGGTGCTTCCCATGTCCACAGTGTCTGTGCTGGATGACCACATCAGCCACTACCCCCAGCTGGAGGATCCCCTGGGATTTCTGAATGCCTACCTGAACTTCATCAACTCcttctgagctgctgcagatcAGTTCTCAGTCaggctttggggacaggaaaaaaattattttctctccccagtCCAATACTGTGCTCACACCCTCATCCTGGGCTGCCAGATTGAGTGAAATCCTTGGAGAGCTggaaaaatgaggggaaaagcaggattctgacagctcctccagccctgcactccCCTTCTTGCCCAGCTGAACTCAGCAGAGTTTAAATCAACACAAAATCAGAATTTCTTACTTCCTTCATCAGCCTGACTTGGGAAGGAACAACCTCTTCatcagcagggagaggaggagttCCCTCACAAatccctccatccccttcccttcccagttCTCCATGTGGGGTTTTTCCCAGTTTGACCCCAGGAAAAGGCTGCCCTGAGGTTTGGTTATTACCTGACAAAGCTCAGAGAACTGAATCTGCCTCAAGAGATGGAGTTTAATCTCTCTCTGTACATTGATTTTTCTGTGTGGAAGAAGAGACAGTcagaaaaatattgcaaatttGGAGGTGTGGGGTGGTTTTTAACTGTTTATGTTGGGAATTTAATAGCATCCCTTTAGGAATAAAGGGTTTTTGCTTTATAAACAGCCATTATGGGATATTTTTTCTGTACTGGAGCAGACAaaattagaacaaaaaaaaaaatctattttattaACAGTAATTCGTATGAATTCCACCACTTGAACcagtgtttattttctgttaataaaaagcaattttgaCAAAAATCTGATTCTGTTTTCTCACATCTTTTCTCTTCCCTGGTTGAGATGCCATAAGTCAGGTAGGAATGGTGTGACAACGAGGGAAGGGACACGGGGATGGCTCAGTACCAGCCAGCCACTAATGGACAGCATAGAAAAGAGTTCCCAAATGGAGGAATAAAAACCCCATGCagaaggacagcaggacagaggggcagccccaggagctcagTGGCACCCTCAGCCCACCGAGGCCAGGATGACATCGACGGACGTCTCGTCCTTGCTCCTGACTGTCACCTGCATGGTCACACCGTCCCCAAGGGCCAGCCTGGACCTGACCAGCACGTCACAGCCACCTCTGTACACACCTGGGACAGAGCAACACACACAGGTCACCTGGGAGAGCTCAGGATCCACTGCTGGTTTGGTCTTCAGCCAGGTTCTGTGGGTCACATCCCATGGAGGGCTCCAGCTtggagagctgggacaggccctggggtgctggtgacagtggCTGCATGTCCCCAGGTGGGCAAGAAACCAATggcacctgggctgtgccagtcTCCGtgtgggcacagcctgagggacaccctggggacagctctgggcaggagagacctggagaggctggagagggtccagggaatggagctgggaagggtctggaggggctgagggagctgggaagggaatggagaaccaggaggggctgagggagctgggaagggtctggagaggctgagggagctgggaagggcctggagaaccaggaggggctgagggagctgggaagggcctggagaaccaggaggggctgagggagctgggcaggggctgagcctggagcagaggaggctcaggggcccttgtggctctgcacaagtccctgccaggagggcacagcccagggaacagggacaggagcagagggagcggcctcaggctgggccagggcagctcaggggggatTTTAGG encodes:
- the MEST gene encoding mesoderm-specific transcript homolog protein yields the protein MKEWWLQVGLLGVPLLAVYLHIPPPQLSPALRSWKSSGSFFTYRDLNIFYRDSSGAVGSSDVVVLLHGFPTSSYDWSKIWEGLTQRFHRVIALDFLGFGFSDKPRPHGYSIFEQATIVEGLLRHLGLRHQRINLLSHDYGDTVAQELLHRYEHNRTGSILINSLCLSNGGIFPETNYPRFIQKLLKDGGLLSPLLLRLMNFFFFSGGLGAVFGPYTQPSQAELWDMWTAVRNNDGNLVMDSILQYINQRKKHRERWVGALMSTSVPLHLIYGPLDPVNPHPEFLQLYKKVLPMSTVSVLDDHISHYPQLEDPLGFLNAYLNFINSF